One Actinomycetes bacterium DNA segment encodes these proteins:
- a CDS encoding LLM class F420-dependent oxidoreductase — MRLGLSVGYWGLGVTAADQLSMSQEAERLGYGSVWASEAYGSDAATVLAWLAAQTSTIGIGSAIFQLPARSPAMTAMTAATLDQLSGGRFRLGLGLSGPQVAEGWHGQRYAQPLARTRDYVAVVRMALARQRVEYHGDTYDLPLPGGPGKALKLTIGPAQQRLPIYLASIGPKNTALAAEIADGWMPFMLSPEHMGEFRPHLEAGAARAGRSLDEVDIAPMVSTQVSDDVEAARDAMRFMLALYVGGMGSRQQNFYNQLVRRYGFEEAAVKVQELYLAGRQGEAMAALPDKLIDLVSLCGPAGAVRERLTAFREAGVGTLIVAPVMGTLEDRLGQLRVLAELAA, encoded by the coding sequence ATGCGGCTTGGGCTGAGCGTCGGGTACTGGGGCCTCGGGGTCACTGCGGCCGACCAGCTCAGCATGAGCCAGGAGGCCGAGCGGCTCGGCTACGGCTCGGTGTGGGCGTCGGAGGCGTACGGCTCGGACGCGGCCACCGTGCTCGCCTGGCTCGCCGCGCAGACCAGCACGATCGGCATCGGCTCGGCCATCTTCCAGCTCCCCGCGCGCAGCCCGGCCATGACCGCGATGACCGCGGCCACCCTGGACCAGCTCTCCGGTGGGCGCTTCCGGCTCGGGCTCGGCCTGTCCGGCCCTCAGGTCGCTGAGGGCTGGCACGGCCAGCGCTACGCCCAGCCGCTCGCGCGCACCCGCGACTACGTGGCCGTCGTGCGGATGGCGCTCGCCCGCCAGCGGGTCGAGTACCACGGCGACACCTACGACCTGCCCCTGCCCGGCGGCCCGGGCAAGGCGCTCAAGCTCACCATCGGCCCAGCCCAGCAGCGGCTCCCGATCTACCTGGCCAGCATCGGCCCGAAGAACACCGCGCTCGCTGCCGAGATCGCCGACGGCTGGATGCCGTTCATGCTGTCGCCCGAGCACATGGGTGAGTTCCGGCCCCACCTGGAGGCGGGCGCGGCCCGGGCCGGCCGCAGCCTCGACGAGGTCGACATCGCCCCCATGGTGAGCACGCAGGTGTCCGACGACGTCGAGGCGGCCCGGGACGCCATGCGCTTCATGCTCGCCCTCTACGTCGGCGGCATGGGCTCGCGCCAGCAGAACTTCTACAACCAGCTCGTCCGCCGCTACGGCTTCGAGGAGGCGGCCGTCAAGGTGCAGGAGCTGTACCTGGCGGGACGGCAGGGGGAGGCGATGGCGGCGCTGCCCGACAAGCTGATCGACCTCGTCTCGCTCTGCGGCCCGGCCGGCGCGGTGCGCGAGCGCCTGACCGCGTTCCGGGAGGCGGGTGTCGGTACCCTGATCGTCGCCCCGGTGATGGGCACCCTGGAGGACCGGCTAGGGCAGTTGCGGGTGCTCGCCGAGCTGGCGGCGTAG
- a CDS encoding phosphoribosyltransferase, whose translation MRVVFRDRDEAGVALASILTHFARRDDVVVLALPRGGVPVGCQVARLLVAPLDVFLVRKLGVPGREELAMGAIASGGVRVLNEGLVRAYGIPDVAVERITEAERQELERRERAYREGRPPPEVGGRVAILVDDGLATGSTMRAAVAAVQRLGPSRVVVGVPTSPASTCDELAREADEVVCVSTPPRFRAVGLSYREFPQVSDEEVRQLLRQARHPGGNEPAPAAGASGR comes from the coding sequence ATGCGCGTGGTGTTCCGCGACCGGGACGAGGCGGGCGTCGCGCTCGCCTCGATCCTGACACACTTCGCGAGGCGGGACGACGTGGTCGTGCTCGCCCTCCCACGCGGCGGTGTCCCGGTCGGCTGTCAGGTGGCCAGGTTGCTGGTCGCGCCGCTGGACGTCTTCCTGGTACGCAAGCTCGGCGTCCCCGGTCGGGAGGAGCTCGCCATGGGGGCCATCGCCTCCGGCGGCGTGCGCGTGCTCAACGAGGGGCTCGTGCGCGCCTACGGCATCCCTGACGTGGCCGTCGAGCGGATCACCGAGGCGGAGCGCCAGGAGCTCGAGCGGCGCGAGCGCGCCTACCGGGAGGGCCGGCCCCCGCCCGAGGTCGGCGGAAGAGTCGCCATCCTGGTCGACGACGGCCTGGCCACCGGCTCGACGATGCGGGCTGCGGTGGCCGCGGTCCAGCGCCTCGGGCCCAGCCGGGTCGTGGTCGGCGTGCCCACCTCGCCTGCGTCGACCTGCGACGAGCTGGCACGGGAGGCCGACGAGGTGGTCTGCGTCAGCACCCCGCCGAGGTTTCGCGCGGTCGGGCTCTCCTACCGGGAGTTCCCTCAGGTCTCCGACGAGGAGGTCCGCCAGCTGCTGCGGCAGGCACGCCACCCTGGCGGGAACGAGCCCGCCCCGGCCGCCGGCGCCAGCGGCCGCTGA
- a CDS encoding response regulator transcription factor, giving the protein MSEPVAPLGQRQQPEARLLVVEDEPNILELLSASLRLAGFEVATAANGLEALQAAQRHRPDLVVLDVMLPDLDGFDVARRLRSGDVRTPVLFLTARDATEDKVTGLTLGGDDYVTKPFSLEEVIARIRAVLRRTRAGMPSPSRLRAADLELDEEGHEVWRAGSRVQLSPTEFKLLRYLMTNVGRVLSKGQILDYVWNYDFQGDSGIVESYVSYLRRKVDTVEPRLIHTIRGVGYVLRLPDS; this is encoded by the coding sequence ATGAGCGAGCCGGTCGCGCCCCTCGGTCAGCGCCAGCAGCCGGAGGCCCGGCTGCTGGTCGTGGAGGACGAGCCCAACATCCTCGAGCTCTTGTCGGCCAGCCTGCGGCTCGCCGGGTTCGAGGTGGCCACTGCCGCGAACGGCCTGGAGGCGCTCCAGGCCGCGCAGCGGCACCGGCCGGACCTGGTCGTGCTCGACGTGATGCTGCCCGACCTCGACGGCTTCGACGTCGCCCGCCGGCTCCGGTCGGGCGACGTGCGGACCCCCGTGCTGTTCCTGACCGCTCGGGACGCCACCGAGGACAAGGTGACCGGGCTGACGCTGGGCGGCGACGACTACGTCACCAAGCCGTTCAGCCTGGAGGAGGTGATCGCCCGGATCCGGGCGGTGCTGCGTCGCACCCGGGCCGGCATGCCGTCGCCGTCCCGGTTGCGGGCCGCCGACCTGGAGCTGGACGAGGAGGGCCACGAGGTGTGGCGGGCCGGAAGCCGCGTGCAGCTGTCGCCGACCGAGTTCAAGCTGCTGCGCTACCTGATGACCAACGTCGGACGGGTCCTGTCCAAGGGGCAGATCCTCGACTACGTGTGGAACTACGACTTTCAGGGTGACTCGGGCATCGTCGAGTCGTACGTGTCCTACCTCCGCCGCAAGGTCGACACCGTCGAGCCCAGGCTGATCCACACCATCCGCGGCGTCGGGTACGTGCTGCGGCTGCCCGACTCGTAG